In the genome of Streptomyces violaceoruber, the window CCGGTCGGACCGGGGCAGGACGAGGGTGGCGCCCACGGCGAGCGGTCCGAAGAGGTCGTAGACGGACAGGTCGAAGCCGAGTCCGGCGATGCCGAGGACGCGGTCGCGCTCGTCGACGGCGAAGCGGCGGTTGATGTCCTCGACGGTGTTGAGGGCGGCCCGGTGGCTGATCATCACGCCCTTGGGCGTGCCGGTGGAGCCCGAGGTGTAGATGACGTAGGCGAGGTCGTCCGGGTCCCGGCGGGCGGCGGGCGGGAGGTCCGCGGTGGCCTCCCCGACGAGGTCCACGGCGACCGGCGACACCGTCGAGGGGAGGTCCTCGAGTTCGGCGAGCCAGGACTGGGTGAGGACGGTGCGGACGCCCGCGTCCCCGATGATCGTGTCCCGGCGGGCCGCCGGCTGGGCCGTGTCGACGGGCAGGTAGGCGCCGCCCGCCATGAGGGTGCCGAAGACGGCGACGACCTGTTCCCAGCCCTTGTCCATCCAGATGGCCACCGGTTCCCCGGGGCGCAGTCCGGAGGCCGTCAGGTGCTGGGCGAGTCCTGTGGCGCGGGTGACGAGCTGCCGGTAGGAGAGGGCCAGTTCGGGGGTGCGGACCGCGATCGCGTCCGGTGTGGTCCGTGCCCGGGCGAGTACGGGTTCGTGGAGCAGGGCGTCCGGGAGGGGGCCCTCGGTCGCGTTGACCGCGGCCCGGCGTGCCGCCTGTGCCGCGGGCAGCGGGATGCGGACGGGTGCGTCCCAGGCCTTCTCGCCTGCCTCGCCCTCGGCCGACAGCGAACGCACGAGTGCCGTGTACGCCTCGAACATGGCGTCGGCCGTCCCGTGGGCGAGCGCGCCCTCCCGGATGTCCCAGGACAGGCTGAGGGTGTCGCCGCGGTGCATGACCTGGCAGTCGAGCCACACCTGCGGTGTCCGGGTCACGGCGTACTCCACCTCGGGGGGCACGCCCTCGGAGGTGGCACCCGCGCCCAGTGCGCTGGTGAAGACGACCGGCATGAGGACCGGAGCGCCGGCCCTGCGGGAGAGTTCGGCGAGCACCTCCGAGCCGGTGAACAGCGGGTGGGCCAGGTCATCGAGGAGCTGTTCGCCCACCGCCCCGGTCCGTTCGGCGAAGGTGGCCGGGGTGTCGAGGTCGACGGCGAGGAGTTCGAGCGAGGTGAAGTCGCCGACGAGGCGGTCGATGTCCTCGTGCAGGGCGGGCCGGTCGACGGTGGGCACGTTGAGGGTGAACCGGCTGGAGCGCGACCAGGCGCCGACCGTCTCGGCGTAAGCGGTGAGCAGGGCCGTCGACGGGGTCAGCCCGCGCCGCGCGGCACGTGCGGTGAGCCGGTCCCGGTCGGGCGCGGGCAGCAGCACCTCCAGCCGGCGGAACGCCACCGCGTCGCCGCCGGGCGCCGGGACGCGGCCCGCTTCCGCCGGGTCGTCCACCGCGGCCTGCCAGGCTTCGGCGAGGGGCAGTTCGGGGGCGGGCGGCAGGGTGTCGAGCCGTTCGGTCCAGTAGGCGCGGTCGCGGGCGTGGCCGTCGGTGTCGGCAAGGGCGCGGCGGGCCAGGACGTAGTCGCGGAAAGTGATCCGCGGCGCGTCGGTGAGGGCGGTGCCGCCGTAGCTCCGCCGGAACTCGGCGAGCAGGATCCGCAGGCTGGCGTGGTCGACGACGAGCATGTCGAAGGAGAGGTGCAGTACGGCCCGCCGGTCGGTCCGGGTCACGTGTACGTCGAAGAGGGGCCACTGGTCGGTGGGCGCCTCGCGGGCGGACAGCCGCGCCCGGGTGTGCCGCATCCGTGCCTCGGCGGTGGCGGCCGGCAGGGCGGTCAGGTCGTCGGTCCCGACGGACAGCGCGGGCACCTCGGGCAGGACCCGCTGGTGGCCGTCCTGGTGGATGACGGCCCGGAGCATGTCGTGCCGCTGGACCAGTTGCCGCCACACGGAGGTGACTCGGTCGACGTCGAGGTCGGGATATGCCAGCTCCACGTAGGCGTGGCAGCCGACGCCCCCGTAGGCGTAGGCGTCGGTGCGGCCGATGAGGTAGGCGGCCTGGATGTCCGTCAGGGGGAAGGGTTCGTGGCGGTGGTCGGGGTCGGCCCGCAGCGCCGGTTCCGCCGCTTCCAGATGGCGCAGGACGGCTTCCTTGTGCGTGCGCAGTTCGGCTCGGTGCGTGTCGGTGAGCCGGCCCTGCGGGGCCCGGAACCGCAGTTGTCCGTCCTCGGCCCACAGCACCACGCCTTCGTCCGCGTATCGGGCCAGCAGTTCAGCGATGTTCACAGCTCTCCGGTCTCGTAGGCGGTCCCGTGGGCCGCGAGCGTTCGGGTGATGTCCGCGGCGAGCGCGGCGATGGTCGGTGCGGCGAAGAAGCGGCGGGCGGGGACGGCGGCCCCGAAGCGGCGCTCGATCGCCGTGAGCAGGCGCAGCGCGGTGAGGCTGTCGCCGCCGGCGGTGAAGAAGTTGGCGTTGCGGTCCGGCGACCCGTGCGGCAGGCATGCGTGCCAGAGGGCGGCGAGGGCCGTCTCGGTCTCGCCCCGTGGCGGCTCGGCGACGGTGGAGACCGCCTCGGGTCCCGCGAGGCCGGTCAGGGCGGCCCGGTCGACCTTGCCGTTCGCGGTGAGGGGCAGTGCGGGCAGGGACAGGATGCGGGACGGGACGGCGTAGACCGGTACCCGCTCGGCCAGCAGGCCGAGGAGGTCCTCGGTGAGTCCGGGGTTCTCGACCGGCTCGGCTTCCTCGGCGGGCGGTGGTTCGTGCGGTACGACGAACGCCACCAGGCGTCTGGCGGTGCGCTCCCCCACGGCCAGGGCGGCGGCGCGCGCGACGGCCGGGTGGGCCTCCAGCGCGGCCTCGACCTCGCCGGCCTCGATGCGGTGGCCGGCGATCTTCAGCTGGCTGTCGAGCCGGCCGAGGAACTCCAGCAGTCCGTCGTCCCGGAACCGGCCCAGGTCTCCTGTCCGGTACCAGCGCCGCCCGTCCCGTTCGACGAACTTCTCGGCGGTGCGGGCCGGGTCGGCCAGGTAGCCGCGGGCCAGTCCCGCGCCGCCGATCCACAGCTCGCCGGGCGTCCAGTCGGGGCAGTCGCGGCCGTCCCGGTCGACCACGCGGTAGTGCTGGGCGGTCAGGGGGCGGCCGTAGGGGATGGACACCCACCGGGGGTCGGGTTCGGTGACGGTGAGGGTGTTGGACCAGATGGCGGCTTCCGTGGCTCCGCCCATGGCGACGAAGGCGCAGGACCGCCCGGTTCGGGCGCGCAGCCGGGCGGGCAGGTCCAGGCCGATCCAGTCGCCGGAGACCAGGGCGGTTCGCAGCCCCGCGATCCGGCGGCCCTCCCGTCCCTCCTGTCCGTCGGCGTCGAGCAGCAGGTCGAGCAGGGCGGGGACGGTGTTCCAGACGGTCACGCCGTACCGGTCCATCAGGTCCGGCCAGCGGGCCGGTTCACGGCGTTGGTCCTCGGTGGGCAGCAGGAGGGAGCCGCCCGCGGCGAGCAGGCCGAAGACGTCGTACACGGACAGGTCGAAGTCCAGTGCCGACACTGCGAAGACGCGGTCGTCGCCACGGATGCCGTGGCGGGCGTTGATGTCCGCGATCGTGTTCCAGGCGGCGGCGTGGGTGATCTCGACGCCCTTGGGCTCGCCGGTGGAGCCCGACGTGAAGATCACGTAGGCGAGCGCGTCGGGAGCCGTTCCGACCGGCGTGGACAGCGGCTCGGCGCCCTGCGTGTCGGCCGGGGACAGGGTGCGGGGGCCGGCGCCGTCCGTGGCGGGCCAGCCGCCCAGGACGACGTCGAAACCGGCCGTGGCGCGCACCCGCTCCAGCCGTGCGGCGGGCTGTTGGAGGCTCAGGGGGACGTAGGCGGCGCCGGCCGCGAGCGTGCCGAGGACCGCCGCGACCTGTTCCGGGCCCTTGGGCAGGGTGACCGCGACGAGGTCGCCGGGCCGCACCCCGGCGGCGGCGAGCGCGGCGGCGGTGCGCAGCGCCTGTGCGGCGAGGGTTCCGTAGGTCGTCTCCTCGCCCGCCGTCGTGACGAGGGCGGTGCGGTCGGGGGTGGCCGCCGCGTGGGTGAAGAACGTCCGGTGCAGCGGGCGCGGTGTCACCGGTTCCAGGGCGGCCTCCCGTGCCGCGGCCTCCCGCCGTTCGTACTGGGCGGCGGGCACCAGGTCGGGGAGGGGTGCCTGCCAGTCACCGTCCACGAGGTGCCGCAGCAGCCGTTCGTACGCGGAGAACATCGCGTCCAGCACACCCTCGGCGAACGGTTCCTCGACGGCGTCCCAGGTGACGACGAGGTTCCCGGATTCCTCGGTGACCTGGTTGTCCAGGCAGACCTGCGGCGACTGGGAGATGCCCCAGACCTTCGGGGGGAGTCCGGTGCCCGGTCCGGCCAGCGTCGCGTCACCGACTCCGATGGCGCTGGTGAACACCACGGGTGCGGCGGCGTCCACCGTGCCCGTGCGCCGGCCGAACTCCCGCAGCAGCCAGTCGATCGGCACGTCGGCGTGGTCGAGGTCCTCGGCCTGGCGGCGTTGCAGCTCGGCGGCCGCCGCGGGCCAGTCGGCGCCCTCGCGCCGGTAGCCGGCGAGGGACAGGGAGGTGAAGTCGCCCAGTACCCGGTGGATGTGGGGGTGGACGTCGCGCCGGTTGAAGAGGGTGAGCGTGACGGTCACGGCGTCGGCCCCGCTCCAGGCCGCCAGGACCTCCGCGTACAGGGCGAGCAGGACGGTGGACGGGGTCAGGCCGTGCCGGGCGGCGTCCCGCTTGACGGCCTGCCAGTCCCCGGCCGGCAGGCTCAGCCGGCGCCGGGTGAAGACGGGGGCGTCGAGCGTCGCCGGGTCCCGGTCGAAGGGGAGGGCGGGCGGCGGTGGCAGTTCCGGCAGGCGGGCCTGCCAGTGGGCGCGGGCCCGCGCGGTCGACTCGGGGTCGGCCGGGAGGCGGGTCAGGTAGTCGCGGAACGACACGCCGACGGGGGGAAGTTGGTGTTCCGGGTCGGCGTAGAGCGCGTTCAGTTCGGCGTAGAGCGTGGTGATGGACAGCGCGTCGAGTACGAGGTAGTCCAGGCCGATGCCGATCCGGGTCCGCGTCTCGGCGCCCTTCTCGCCGGTGTCTTCGTCCGCGCGGTGGCGCACCGCCTCGATGGCGAACAGCGGCCAGCGGGCGGGGTCGCGGACCTGCTGGGACAGGCGGGCGCGCAGGCCGGCCAGGGCCTCGGCCGCGCCACCGGCTCGGGCGTCGTGCACGGGTATGCGCACCGGAGGTACGTCGGGCAGGACACGCTGGTGTCGGTCCTCGACGACGGCGCGGAGCATGCCGTGCCGTCGCACCAGGGTGTTCCAGGCGCGCTCCAGCCGGTCCAGGTCGACGTCGGTGCCGTCGAACTCCGTGTAGTGCCAGGTGCCCACGCCGCCGAGGGTGAACCGGGGGTCGCGGCCGGTGTGGTAGGCGGCCTGGACGTCGGTCAGCGGGAACGGCTCGTGCGCGTGGTCCGGATCGGGCACGAGGACGGGAGGAGCGCCCGCGGCAGGCTCCTCGGCGGTGGTCGTGGCGGGGCGCAGCGTCTCGCAGAAGTGCCGGAGTACGGGGCGGGCGAAGAGGTCGGCCACGCGGGCGCCCGGGAAGCCCGCGGCGCGCAGCCGGCCGATCAGGCGCGTCGCGACGAGTGAGTCGCCGCCCAGCAGGAAGAAGCCGCTCTCGCGTCCCACTTCGGCCACACCGAGCAGGTCGGCCCATTCGGCCGCGACGGCGGTCTCCACCGGGCCGGCCGGCGCCGACGTGGCGGGTCCGGGCCGGCCGGCGGTCTCGGTCAGCGCCTGCCGGACGGCCGTCCGGTCGAGCTTGCCGTTGGCGGTCAGCGGCAGGTCGCGCAGGACGAGGACGCGCTCGGGGACCATGTGGGCGGGGAGGCGTTCCGCCGCCCGCAGGCGGATCTCGTCCGGGGCCGGTGCCCCGGCGGGGGCGGACACGGCCGCGGCGAGGTGGCGTACGGGGGTGTCGAGGACGGTCGCGACCGCGTGCAGGACGGCGGGGTCGTCCTCCAGCGCGGATTCGACCTCCCCCAGTTCGATGCGGTGGCCGCCGATCTTCACCTGGTGGTCGGCGCGGCCGAGGAACTCCAGCACGCCGTCGGGCCGGTAGCGGGCCAGGTCGCCGCTGCGGTACCAGCGTTCGCCGTCGTGGTCGACGAAGCGTTCCGCCGTGCGTCCGGGGTCCCCGCGGTAGCCGTTGGCCACGCCGGGGCCGCCGATCCACAGCTCGCCCGGGACGAGATCGGGGCAGTCGCGTCCGCGTCCGTCCACGACACGGGCCCGCATGTTGCGCAGCGGAACGCCGTAGGGGACGGACTTCCAGGCGGGGTCGGTCTCCTCCACCTCGAACACCGTGGAGTGCACGGCGGCCTCGGTCATGCCGCCGAGCGCCACGAAACGGCAGCCGGGGACGAGCGCGCGGAGTCTGCGGGGCTGGTCGAGCCCGATCCAGTCGCCGCCGAGCAGCACCATGCGCAGCGAGTCCCCGAGTCCCTCGTCCTCCCCCGCGGCCATCAGCAGGTCCAGCAGGGCGGGCACGCACTGGACCAGCGTCACCCCGTGCGTGCGCACCAGCCGCGCCCAGTGGTGGGCGTCGCGGCGGTGTTCCTGTCCTACGGCCACCACCTGACCGCCGAGGGACAGCGGGGTGAAGACGTCCCAGGTGGCGAGGTCGAAGTCCAGCGCGGAGATGGCGAGTGTGCGGTCCGCCGGGCCGAGCCCCAGCTGTGCCTCCATCGCCTCGACGGTGTTGACGACCGCCCGGTGCGACACCTCGACGGCCTTGGGCCGCCCCGTCGAGCCGGATGTGAACAGCACGTAGGCGGCCAGGCCGGGGTCGGGCCGGACGACCGGTGCGGGCCGGAGTCCCGCGGCGTCGTCCACGAGCACCACCGGGGCCTG includes:
- a CDS encoding amino acid adenylation domain-containing protein — its product is MEGDAGNRDRHTPAAVREAVAGALEIAPEELDDDRDLFELGLDSLALMSLVGTWRREGSTVTFQDLTSRPTLRDWTALLARAANDDTATTVPPGPPAPVTGADPDTDSFPLATMQHAYWIGRQDGQPLGGVAAHFYVELDGHGVDPARLDTALRSLVLRHGMLRAVFDEDGRQRFGAAGAPLAVHDLRELAPVEAESELERLRERNTHTRPDIGAGDVFRTALCLLPDGRTRLQINLDMMAGDALSLRVLLSDLRRFYECPDEPPRELGLDYRRYLAEHDARRRTERERDAAWWRERLPDLPRAPRLPTTVDPLTPVTADDGTLTHSRRLHHWLGPADKAALLGAARRHAVTPAAALATAFAEVIAAWSDSRRFLLNLPLFDREMFAPEVAGLVGDFSSSVLLDADLSAPLPFSRQARGLQERLQAGISHGAYGGVEVLRDLARAEGAPVLAPVVYTSAIGLGEIFEQDVQKSFGHPSWIISQGPQVYLDAQVTELDGGLLLNWDVRDGMFEADVPDAAFDAYRRLVTRLVTDPDAWDRPVDGLLAPGVLPRRAAAALPAAPVADRALHTRFFRLAETEPGRTAVVRTTGDTLTYGELAHAARRIAALLHDHGVREGDTVAVTLPKGDRQITAILGILAAGAAYAPVGVEQPAVRRQRIHAVAGASAVLTDRDHAHLCEAASQAPVVLVDDAAGLRPAPVVRPDPGLAAYVLFTSGSTGRPKAVEVSHRAVVNTVEAMEAQLGLGPADRTLAISALDFDLATWDVFTPLSLGGQVVAVGQEHRRDAHHWARLVRTHGVTLVQCVPALLDLLMAAGEDEGLGDSLRMVLLGGDWIGLDQPRRLRALVPGCRFVALGGMTEAAVHSTVFEVEETDPAWKSVPYGVPLRNMRARVVDGRGRDCPDLVPGELWIGGPGVANGYRGDPGRTAERFVDHDGERWYRSGDLARYRPDGVLEFLGRADHQVKIGGHRIELGEVESALEDDPAVLHAVATVLDTPVRHLAAAVSAPAGAPAPDEIRLRAAERLPAHMVPERVLVLRDLPLTANGKLDRTAVRQALTETAGRPGPATSAPAGPVETAVAAEWADLLGVAEVGRESGFFLLGGDSLVATRLIGRLRAAGFPGARVADLFARPVLRHFCETLRPATTTAEEPAAGAPPVLVPDPDHAHEPFPLTDVQAAYHTGRDPRFTLGGVGTWHYTEFDGTDVDLDRLERAWNTLVRRHGMLRAVVEDRHQRVLPDVPPVRIPVHDARAGGAAEALAGLRARLSQQVRDPARWPLFAIEAVRHRADEDTGEKGAETRTRIGIGLDYLVLDALSITTLYAELNALYADPEHQLPPVGVSFRDYLTRLPADPESTARARAHWQARLPELPPPPALPFDRDPATLDAPVFTRRRLSLPAGDWQAVKRDAARHGLTPSTVLLALYAEVLAAWSGADAVTVTLTLFNRRDVHPHIHRVLGDFTSLSLAGYRREGADWPAAAAELQRRQAEDLDHADVPIDWLLREFGRRTGTVDAAAPVVFTSAIGVGDATLAGPGTGLPPKVWGISQSPQVCLDNQVTEESGNLVVTWDAVEEPFAEGVLDAMFSAYERLLRHLVDGDWQAPLPDLVPAAQYERREAAAREAALEPVTPRPLHRTFFTHAAATPDRTALVTTAGEETTYGTLAAQALRTAAALAAAGVRPGDLVAVTLPKGPEQVAAVLGTLAAGAAYVPLSLQQPAARLERVRATAGFDVVLGGWPATDGAGPRTLSPADTQGAEPLSTPVGTAPDALAYVIFTSGSTGEPKGVEITHAAAWNTIADINARHGIRGDDRVFAVSALDFDLSVYDVFGLLAAGGSLLLPTEDQRREPARWPDLMDRYGVTVWNTVPALLDLLLDADGQEGREGRRIAGLRTALVSGDWIGLDLPARLRARTGRSCAFVAMGGATEAAIWSNTLTVTEPDPRWVSIPYGRPLTAQHYRVVDRDGRDCPDWTPGELWIGGAGLARGYLADPARTAEKFVERDGRRWYRTGDLGRFRDDGLLEFLGRLDSQLKIAGHRIEAGEVEAALEAHPAVARAAALAVGERTARRLVAFVVPHEPPPAEEAEPVENPGLTEDLLGLLAERVPVYAVPSRILSLPALPLTANGKVDRAALTGLAGPEAVSTVAEPPRGETETALAALWHACLPHGSPDRNANFFTAGGDSLTALRLLTAIERRFGAAVPARRFFAAPTIAALAADITRTLAAHGTAYETGEL